One Desulfurobacteriaceae bacterium genomic region harbors:
- a CDS encoding molybdenum cofactor biosynthesis protein MoaE, with product MKPSIDALINEVKDSANPENLGMVLVHNGVVRSTSKTGECVKEMELSYDEEKLKEVVSEIEKREGIEAVRVWINRGRLKIGDDIMIVVVAGRFRKDVLPAFEELISRIKKEVVVEKEIQR from the coding sequence ATGAAGCCATCTATTGATGCTTTGATTAACGAGGTAAAAGACTCTGCGAACCCTGAAAATCTTGGAATGGTTCTTGTTCACAATGGAGTTGTGAGGTCAACTTCAAAAACTGGAGAGTGCGTAAAGGAGATGGAACTTTCTTACGATGAAGAAAAACTAAAGGAGGTAGTTTCGGAAATAGAAAAAAGAGAAGGAATTGAGGCTGTTAGAGTTTGGATAAATAGAGGAAGGTTAAAGATTGGAGACGACATAATGATAGTAGTTGTAGCAGGAAGGTTTAGAAAAGATGTCCTACCAGCTTTTGAAGAGCTTATCTCAAGGATAAAAAAAGAGGTCGTAGTTGAAAAAGAAATTCAGAGATGA
- a CDS encoding molybdenum cofactor guanylyltransferase gives MLTVCILAGGKSKRFKKDKLFQNLFGKPLISYVIDSVKELGEVIVVGKPSDKFLYLKDVAFIPESFKDHSPLYGIITGLRNASFEKVLFLPGDVPFIKKEVLKAFSKEAPPCVISEGNFLHSLFFLASKVHLPFVEEFLKRGNYRISDLHGFLSSKRLDFRKLEILDYRRRSLLNINRQEEFYEAIY, from the coding sequence GTGCTAACGGTTTGTATCCTAGCAGGTGGTAAAAGCAAGAGGTTTAAAAAAGATAAGCTGTTTCAAAACCTTTTTGGTAAGCCTTTAATCTCTTACGTTATTGATAGTGTTAAAGAACTTGGAGAGGTTATAGTTGTTGGAAAGCCAAGCGATAAATTTCTCTACTTGAAAGACGTAGCTTTCATTCCAGAAAGTTTCAAAGACCATTCTCCACTTTATGGGATTATTACTGGGCTAAGAAATGCTTCTTTCGAAAAAGTCCTCTTTCTCCCAGGTGACGTTCCTTTTATAAAAAAAGAGGTTTTAAAAGCCTTTTCGAAAGAAGCACCTCCATGCGTAATTTCTGAAGGGAATTTTCTACATTCTCTCTTCTTCTTGGCTTCTAAAGTCCATCTACCATTTGTTGAGGAGTTTCTCAAAAGAGGAAACTACAGAATATCTGACCTTCATGGATTTTTAAGTAGCAAAAGACTTGATTTTAGAAAATTAGAGATATTAGATTATAGAAGAAGAAGTCTTCTTAATATAAACAGGCAGGAGGAGTTTTATGAAGCCATCTATTGA